In a genomic window of Rhizobium tumorigenes:
- a CDS encoding HNH/ENDO VII family nuclease: protein MGSATAAAYPDTRPQGYHPHPDTDLQKYTYDRLLQYWSMVYTLGLLGGVLGTANEQTAARDAILAAMEGAVKEAMGLVEAAGVALDDYTPPGVGAANLAMQRSEYWAAQKVGTFFGYDPGFKDDIENLDRSIRDSVAVDVNQTSQVIKGGKATVEWLGKRTGLYDYKADTTNEDKAIAATQATVDARHAQVTAALSKVWNALKETALARYKQFLSDWEKGGPSYAFGTLGIDGAFLALELAISAAAGALTAGAGAVAFRVAVSIGEKVGSVARKIVVTLKRAAGNVGKTARIELSEAKVVEHAKAHKGFGDDHAGLPRSTHDNVKDPGGPTPRLWKKKEIGGRTVYQRDDLIDPNLVDAKGRTNYQRMKAGLAPYGSDGSQIELHHMLQQETLRETGQKGPLAEVQSTFHSDNYNTIHIYPKGDADYISWRKLHPQDEIDYNNYRSRYWRARAKDFGNGPPP from the coding sequence ATGGGTAGCGCTACAGCGGCGGCATATCCGGATACCCGGCCGCAGGGCTACCATCCACATCCGGACACCGACCTTCAGAAATACACCTACGACCGGCTCCTTCAATATTGGAGCATGGTCTATACGCTCGGTCTGCTGGGCGGCGTCCTTGGAACAGCGAATGAGCAGACGGCTGCCCGCGACGCAATCCTTGCTGCGATGGAGGGCGCAGTCAAGGAGGCGATGGGTCTTGTCGAAGCTGCCGGCGTCGCGCTCGACGATTATACCCCACCTGGTGTGGGCGCCGCGAATCTCGCCATGCAACGCAGCGAATATTGGGCTGCGCAAAAGGTAGGCACCTTTTTCGGTTACGATCCGGGCTTCAAGGATGATATCGAAAATCTCGACCGCAGCATACGGGACAGCGTCGCCGTCGACGTGAATCAGACATCGCAAGTTATCAAGGGTGGCAAGGCGACGGTCGAATGGCTCGGCAAGCGAACAGGGCTTTACGACTACAAGGCGGACACAACGAACGAGGACAAGGCCATTGCGGCCACGCAGGCGACCGTGGATGCACGCCATGCACAGGTCACTGCTGCGCTTTCCAAAGTGTGGAATGCGCTGAAAGAGACTGCGCTCGCACGTTACAAGCAATTCCTCTCTGATTGGGAAAAGGGCGGCCCGAGTTACGCTTTCGGGACGCTCGGCATCGACGGTGCCTTCCTCGCGCTGGAACTTGCTATTTCGGCAGCGGCCGGTGCTTTGACGGCCGGCGCAGGCGCTGTCGCCTTCAGGGTAGCCGTCTCGATCGGCGAGAAGGTTGGCAGCGTGGCTCGCAAGATCGTCGTCACGCTGAAGCGCGCCGCGGGCAATGTCGGCAAAACTGCACGTATCGAGCTTTCCGAGGCCAAGGTCGTGGAGCACGCGAAGGCGCACAAAGGCTTCGGCGACGATCACGCGGGGCTGCCGAGGTCGACCCATGACAATGTCAAGGATCCAGGTGGGCCGACCCCCCGGCTCTGGAAGAAAAAGGAGATCGGCGGGCGGACAGTTTACCAGCGGGATGATTTGATCGATCCTAATCTTGTCGATGCAAAGGGACGCACCAATTATCAGCGTATGAAGGCTGGCCTAGCGCCATATGGTTCGGATGGAAGTCAAATTGAATTGCACCATATGCTTCAGCAAGAGACCCTGCGAGAGACAGGCCAAAAGGGCCCGTTGGCGGAGGTTCAAAGCACATTCCATAGTGACAACTACAATACAATTCACATCTACCCGAAAGGCGACGCCGACTATATAAGCTGGAGAAAGCTGCATCCGCAGGACGAGATAGACTATAACAATTACCGGTCGAGATACTGGCGCGCCAGAGCCAAGGATTTCGGTAACGGACCGCCTCCGTGA
- a CDS encoding SMI1/KNR4 family protein, translating to MSAAMYDDAIRSLRENGIDVLGTKSATEEDVKRIEARLGVILPVSYKKMLSEYGALEFDTVEIYGWLSQGIDAKFVTNVVYATERERANGRISETMIPFLTAGYGPFYVMECAEINADGEAPVYEVSTGGHIHGKDRLADSFGEFLRNEVRRTVEARAQGGPEFDDDTKDSPPSRKFVSDYWKDRAKDFE from the coding sequence ATGAGCGCCGCGATGTATGATGATGCAATCCGTAGCCTTCGAGAAAACGGGATCGACGTTCTCGGAACGAAAAGCGCTACAGAGGAGGACGTGAAGCGGATCGAGGCCCGCCTCGGCGTCATCCTGCCGGTATCATATAAGAAAATGCTGTCCGAGTATGGCGCACTCGAATTTGACACGGTCGAGATTTATGGGTGGCTATCGCAAGGTATAGACGCGAAATTCGTCACCAATGTCGTGTATGCTACCGAAAGAGAGCGTGCCAACGGTCGGATCAGCGAGACGATGATTCCTTTTCTAACGGCGGGTTATGGCCCCTTCTATGTGATGGAGTGCGCTGAAATAAACGCGGACGGCGAGGCGCCGGTCTACGAGGTCTCAACCGGCGGGCACATACACGGTAAAGACAGACTCGCGGACAGCTTTGGCGAGTTTCTGCGCAACGAGGTGCGCCGCACTGTGGAAGCGCGCGCCCAAGGCGGCCCGGAATTCGATGACGATACCAAAGACTCACCGCCATCGCGGAAATTTGTCAGCGACTATTGGAAGGATCGGGCAAAGGACTTCGAGTAG
- a CDS encoding SMI1/KNR4 family protein: MSLANYRFAIEKLRNNGVKIDYLMPASDALIGALEQRLGADLPVSYKAMLSEFGILGFGGNEFYGLGRTGLDGKNAPSVVFTTERSRKDGEISDTMIRIKASGYGPYFVIDCAQVTSPGEAAIFELDERGMSHGSELVADSFGTFLLEHVNEHLTYRT; encoded by the coding sequence ATGAGCCTTGCCAACTATAGATTCGCTATCGAGAAACTGCGCAACAACGGAGTAAAGATCGACTACTTGATGCCTGCATCCGACGCTTTGATCGGAGCGCTCGAGCAGCGATTAGGCGCGGATCTTCCCGTTTCCTATAAGGCGATGCTTTCAGAATTTGGGATTCTGGGGTTTGGAGGCAATGAATTCTATGGCCTTGGTCGAACTGGTCTAGACGGAAAAAATGCGCCGAGCGTCGTTTTCACCACCGAGCGATCGCGTAAGGACGGCGAAATATCCGATACGATGATCAGGATAAAGGCATCGGGTTATGGTCCCTATTTCGTTATTGATTGCGCTCAAGTGACTTCGCCGGGCGAAGCGGCAATCTTCGAACTTGATGAACGAGGAATGAGCCACGGTTCCGAACTCGTGGCTGATAGCTTTGGAACGTTCTTACTCGAGCATGTGAACGAACATTTGACCTACAGAACTTAG
- a CDS encoding PAAR domain-containing protein: MVEPGPNPHVGGPISETQSLVTVGGVPVAVVGDRCICMAGPSDTISVGSPLVYIEGKALARIGDPTVHGGRIVEGLDWFTSE; encoded by the coding sequence ATGGTGGAGCCGGGGCCTAACCCGCATGTTGGCGGACCCATTTCCGAAACTCAATCGCTTGTTACCGTCGGAGGCGTTCCGGTTGCAGTAGTCGGAGATCGGTGCATTTGCATGGCCGGGCCCTCGGACACGATCTCCGTCGGCTCACCGCTCGTCTATATCGAAGGCAAGGCCCTTGCCCGTATCGGCGATCCGACAGTCCATGGCGGGCGCATCGTCGAAGGGCTCGACTGGTTTACGTCGGAGTGA